One region of Bacillus pumilus genomic DNA includes:
- a CDS encoding sensor histidine kinase, which produces MEMFKDFLLHVSFILFPIFLYHALWLSRTPAHFPKTNKLLITVFASISSALCIMYPVGSILDLQTGLQSIPLVLAILYGGYTAGIVAILISSMVKFVMYGSFLWVGLIVVPIYFFIPFLFYRKWRQYSKLKKLMYGVLIGLSKGFFIYIGLFAVSLMEYSPAFIMQQKLLELFFSTLYYIFFLVLSIYSIEFVKENAQMRTQLVQSEKLTIVSELAASVAHEVRNPLTVVRGFIQLLFSSDNTKETSTNKDYKNLVLSELDRAQDIITSYLDIAKQNYYQIESLNLSKLLEECASLMTSYANFKSVTIHQSIEPDLYIQGDETKIKQVMINLIKNAIEAAPEHEGKIELYASKENHKICLFFVDNGVGMTESQMKKLGEPYYTLKNKGTGLGLTVTFSIIENHHGTIRFKSSLQSGTTVTVKFPEDTRRK; this is translated from the coding sequence CGCGCTATGGCTAAGCCGGACCCCTGCTCATTTCCCAAAAACGAATAAACTGCTCATCACAGTATTCGCATCCATCTCTTCAGCACTATGTATTATGTATCCAGTTGGTTCGATTTTAGACTTGCAGACTGGCCTTCAATCCATCCCTCTTGTACTTGCCATTTTATACGGAGGCTACACAGCTGGGATCGTCGCCATCTTGATAAGTTCCATGGTCAAATTCGTGATGTATGGCTCTTTTTTATGGGTTGGACTCATTGTCGTACCGATTTACTTTTTCATCCCATTTCTGTTCTACCGGAAATGGCGTCAGTATTCGAAGCTGAAAAAGCTGATGTATGGAGTGCTTATCGGTTTATCCAAAGGATTCTTTATTTACATTGGACTATTTGCGGTCAGCTTAATGGAATACAGCCCGGCCTTTATTATGCAGCAGAAGTTACTTGAGTTATTTTTCTCAACTCTTTACTACATATTCTTTCTCGTGCTAAGTATCTATTCCATTGAATTCGTGAAAGAAAATGCGCAAATGAGAACACAGCTCGTCCAATCAGAAAAGCTGACCATTGTAAGTGAACTCGCTGCAAGCGTTGCCCATGAAGTACGCAATCCGCTGACAGTGGTGAGAGGCTTTATCCAATTGCTCTTTTCTAGTGACAATACAAAAGAGACATCAACCAATAAAGATTATAAAAATCTCGTTCTGTCCGAGTTAGACAGGGCGCAGGATATTATCACGAGTTATCTTGACATTGCGAAACAAAATTATTATCAAATTGAATCTCTCAATCTATCTAAATTACTCGAGGAATGTGCATCACTGATGACATCCTATGCGAATTTCAAATCGGTCACGATTCATCAATCCATTGAACCAGACTTATACATTCAAGGTGATGAAACGAAGATCAAGCAAGTCATGATTAATTTAATCAAAAATGCGATTGAAGCAGCCCCAGAACACGAAGGGAAAATTGAGCTTTATGCTTCAAAAGAAAATCATAAAATATGCCTTTTTTTCGTGGATAACGGTGTAGGAATGACAGAAAGCCAAATGAAAAAGCTTGGCGAACCCTATTACACATTGAAAAACAAAGGGACTGGACTTGGGCTGACCGTGACATTTTCTATCATTGAAAATCACCATGGAACCATTCGTTTCAAAAGCTCGCTGCAGTCTGGTACAACCGTTACCGTGAAGTTTCCTGAAGATACAAGAAGAAAATGA
- a CDS encoding kinase-associated lipoprotein B has translation MTDIQIGQVVKGFYKTGVYIGEVTAVKPSAYLVQVKAVLTHPTQGDLHHPKEADVPFFQERRALAYREQTNIPHHMVKPYDGVIPDYQVSLKEAVEKLKQALHADESKWAEKSRACLSSLEKDYFPEDAR, from the coding sequence ATGACAGACATTCAAATTGGACAAGTTGTGAAAGGATTTTATAAAACAGGTGTTTACATTGGGGAAGTGACAGCAGTGAAACCATCGGCCTATCTCGTTCAAGTAAAAGCCGTTCTGACACATCCCACTCAAGGCGACCTGCATCACCCAAAAGAAGCAGACGTGCCTTTTTTCCAAGAAAGACGGGCTTTGGCCTATCGTGAACAGACGAATATCCCTCATCATATGGTGAAGCCTTATGATGGCGTTATACCAGATTATCAAGTATCACTAAAAGAAGCTGTAGAAAAATTAAAACAAGCGCTCCATGCGGATGAATCCAAATGGGCGGAAAAATCAAGAGCATGCCTATCTTCTCTCGAAAAAGATTATTTTCCAGAAGACGCCCGCTAA
- the kapD gene encoding 3'-5' exonuclease KapD, whose protein sequence is MEQKTVLVVDFEFTMPDGKYHPQNFFPEIIEAGVVKAASETIIDTFSSYVKPKKFPKLTKRCKSFLGITQQDVESGISFEAFIEKLVSLDGGEDCEIITWGNMDMKVLKQNCMLNHIAFPFKGKLRDLAFEYKTFFGDRTLTGLRKAAKEYGSEGAGKHHKALDDAMTTYQLLTLFEKDRAYVENPQTTKIGELIDFSHFFDSAD, encoded by the coding sequence GTGGAACAGAAGACGGTGCTTGTGGTCGATTTTGAATTTACGATGCCTGATGGAAAGTATCATCCGCAAAATTTTTTTCCTGAAATTATTGAAGCTGGGGTAGTGAAAGCGGCAAGTGAAACGATCATAGACACGTTCTCTAGCTACGTCAAACCGAAAAAGTTCCCGAAGCTGACGAAGCGCTGTAAATCGTTCCTCGGTATTACGCAGCAGGATGTAGAGAGCGGAATTTCCTTTGAGGCATTTATCGAGAAGCTTGTGTCGCTAGATGGGGGAGAGGATTGTGAGATTATTACATGGGGCAATATGGACATGAAAGTGCTGAAGCAAAACTGTATGCTCAATCACATTGCCTTTCCTTTTAAGGGGAAGCTGAGGGACCTTGCCTTTGAATATAAAACCTTTTTTGGTGATCGCACACTGACAGGGCTTCGCAAGGCGGCAAAGGAATACGGCAGTGAAGGAGCTGGTAAGCATCATAAAGCACTAGATGATGCCATGACGACTTATCAGCTGTTAACCCTTTTTGAAAAAGACAGAGCCTATGTGGAAAATCCGCAAACAACCAAAATTGGTGAGCTGATCGATTTCTCACATTTTTTTGATTCGGCTGATTAG
- a CDS encoding MFS transporter, translated as MWFVNFFVSASITMIVPFLSLYIESLDSSYSNEFVQRWSGYVFGVTFLTAFLISPIWGRIGDRHGYKKILLINGIGIATSILLMGLVQTVYQLFALRLFMGLVTGFISTSMALISAQTEKATAGKTLGTMQMSNVAGGLFGPLMGGFMADSVGFIYTFFLTAAVIYVSAIVIIFGVKEHPIRSKEARRVSYSRKDVLVHIFKQPLLVVTMLLTFITQVGNFSIQPLLALYIHDLHGPVNLAFYAGLAFSATGLGNLLFTRKWGDLGDRIGHDKVLLALLILSSILFIPQAMADSYAMLVLFRFLYGMALGGIIPCTTAYIRIKAPASMQGEVLGYNVSFRFLGNVVGPVIGGIVASHYGIPAVFYVTAGIFLFGALFLWAVRSQSKAKERSV; from the coding sequence ATGTGGTTTGTGAACTTTTTTGTATCTGCCAGCATTACAATGATCGTCCCTTTTTTATCACTTTACATAGAATCTCTTGATAGCAGTTATTCAAATGAATTTGTCCAAAGATGGAGCGGCTATGTCTTTGGCGTCACGTTTTTAACGGCCTTTCTGATTTCTCCGATTTGGGGACGGATTGGAGATCGGCATGGCTATAAAAAGATTTTGCTCATTAACGGGATTGGGATCGCAACAAGTATTCTATTAATGGGGCTTGTGCAAACCGTTTATCAGCTATTCGCCCTGCGGCTCTTCATGGGGCTTGTCACAGGTTTTATCTCGACTTCAATGGCACTCATCTCTGCACAGACGGAAAAGGCAACTGCAGGTAAAACCCTTGGAACGATGCAGATGAGTAATGTCGCCGGAGGATTGTTTGGTCCATTAATGGGCGGATTCATGGCAGACAGCGTCGGATTTATTTATACGTTTTTCCTCACAGCGGCTGTCATTTATGTGTCAGCAATTGTGATTATTTTCGGAGTGAAAGAACATCCCATCCGTTCAAAAGAAGCGAGGCGCGTTTCTTACTCACGGAAGGATGTGCTCGTTCATATTTTCAAACAGCCTTTGCTTGTCGTCACGATGCTTTTAACGTTTATTACACAAGTAGGGAACTTTAGCATTCAGCCACTTTTGGCTTTATACATTCATGATTTACACGGTCCTGTTAATCTCGCATTTTATGCAGGTCTTGCGTTCTCTGCAACTGGGCTTGGCAACCTGCTCTTTACACGAAAATGGGGAGATCTAGGAGATCGAATTGGTCACGACAAGGTGCTGCTTGCCCTTCTCATCCTCTCCTCTATTTTATTCATCCCGCAAGCAATGGCGGATTCCTATGCGATGTTAGTACTTTTCCGTTTTCTATACGGGATGGCACTTGGCGGGATTATTCCATGTACGACGGCATATATTCGGATCAAAGCACCTGCCTCTATGCAAGGGGAAGTGCTTGGATACAATGTCAGCTTCCGTTTTCTTGGGAATGTTGTCGGTCCGGTAATTGGCGGCATTGTGGCGAGTCATTACGGGATTCCAGCTGTCTTTTATGTCACCGCCGGCATTTTTCTATTTGGCGCATTATTTTTATGGGCAGTCCGCTCACAGTCGAAGGCAAAAGAAAGGAGTGTCTGA